Proteins co-encoded in one Pseudophryne corroboree isolate aPseCor3 chromosome 1, aPseCor3.hap2, whole genome shotgun sequence genomic window:
- the LOC134926611 gene encoding mitochondrial import receptor subunit TOM5 homolog, which translates to MFRLEGLGPKADPEEMRVKMRRDVLTSVRNFLLYVAVLRITPFVLKKLDSI; encoded by the exons ATGTTCCGCCTGGAAGGTCTTGGGCCCAAGGCTGACCCCGAAGAGATGCGTGTGAAGATGCGGCGCGATGTCCTCACCTCTGTGCGCAACTTCCTCCTCTATGTGGCCGTGCTGAGGATCA CTCCGTTTGTCTTGAAGAAGCTGGACAGTATATGA